A segment of the Corynebacterium liangguodongii genome:
GAGGGATTTCGGGCGCAGCGACTTTTCCACGTCGCGCTCCTCCGCCAGCTCCGTGGCGTTGACCACGGAATCGGCCGGGCGCGCGGCCGCGGCGGGCAATGTGAACTCGGTTTTCTCCACATCGGACATACGTTCTACCCTACCTTGCGGTGCCACGCGGGCCTGCTAAGAACTCAGCTCGCTCAAGGCCGCGCGCAAGAGCTCGGATGAGGTTGCGGCGGGCATGCTCTGACCAAGCTTATCGACGACCGGCCGCGCCGCTTTATCGCTAAACCCTAGCCCGACCAGGGCCTCGATGACCTGCTCCGCGGCCGCGGAGTCCGTTGCCCCCACCGCGGCCTCCCGGCCTGGGGCGGCCCCGGCGGGCGGGGAATAGAGCCCGTCGACTTTGTCCTTCAGCTCGAGCGCCATGCGCTCTGCCATCTTCTTACCCACCCCCGGGATGGTCTGGATCGACTTGATCGCCTTCGCGTCGCCGGCGCCGATGAGCTCGGCGAGCTCGGCGGGGTCGAACACGCTTAGGCACGCCAGGGCGAGCTTCGGGCCGAGCCCAGAGACGGTTTGCAGGGTATGGAACATCGTGCGCGCGGCCTCGTCGGCAAACCCGTAGAGCGTCACTCCGTCGTCCTTGACCACCATGGAGGTGAGCACCCGGGTGGTCTCCCCTTTCGTGAGCCGCGCCAGCGTGGGCGGGCCCGCAAGGAAGCGGTATCCCACCCCGGCGCACTCGATGACGCCGTGATCGAGGCCCAAGGAGATGACCTCGCCGCGTAGCGAATCAATCATGGGCAGCGGGCCTTCCTGCCGCGGCGAGACCGCGGGCGATGAGCGGTGCGCGCCAGCAGTGGCACACGGCGATGGCGAGCGCATCGGCGGCGTCGGCGGGCTTCGGCGGCTCCCCGAGACCGAGGATGCGCGTGATCATAGAAGTCATTTGTTTCTTGTCCGCGCGGCCGTTTCCCGAGATCGCCTTTTTGACCTCGGAGGGGGTGTACATGTGCACCGGGATGCCGCGCTGCGCCCCGGCGAGGATGAGCACGCCCACGGCGTGGGCTGTGTGCATGACGGTAGAGACGTTGCCGCGCTCGAAGATGCGCTCCATGGCGATGACGTCGGGCGCGTAGTCGTCCAGCCACTCGTTCACCGCCGCCGAGAGGCGCACGAGGCGCTCCGGCAGCTCGGCGGAGGCGGGCGTGCGCACCACGCCGACGGCGACGGGGATGACCTGGCGGCCGCGTCCCGCCTGGACGACGGAGAGCCCGCACCGGGTCAAGCCCGGGTCGATGCCCATGACGCGCAGGCCCTCGAGGTTGATCATTAGTCCTCGAGCTGGGCCGCGACCTCGTCGCTCATGGTCATGTTGGTGTAGACGTTTTGGACGTCGTCGGAGTCTTCGAGGGCGTCGACAAGCCGGATCATCTTCTTCGCGCCGTCCGCGTCGAGGTCGACCTCGACGGAGGCGCGGAAGTCCTGCTCGGCGTCCTCGACCTCAATGCCGCCCGCCTCGGCGGCCTCGCGCACGGCACGCAGGTCGGTGGGGGCGCAAATGACCTCGAAGAACTCGCCGAGGTCGCGCACCTCCTCAGCGCCGGCGTCGAGCACAGCGAGGAGCAGGTCGTCCTCGGTGAGCTCGCCCTTGGGCACGGTGACCACGCCGGTGCGGGTGAACATGTAGCCCACCGAGCCGGTTTCGCCCAGGTTGCCGCCGTTTTTCGTCATCGCGGTGCGCACCTCGGTGGCGGCGCGGTTGCGGTTATCGGTGAGGCATTCGATCATCACCGCGACGCCGCCCGGGCCGTAGCCTTCGTAGACGATGGATTCCCAGTTCGCGCCGCCGGCCTCTTCACCGGACCCGCGCTTGCGGGCGCGCTCGATGTTGTCCTTGGGCACGGAGGCCTTGGTAGCCTTGCGGATCATGTCGTCGAGGGTGGGGTTGCCCGCCGGGTCGCCGCCGCCGGTGCGCGCGGCGACCTCGATGTCCTTGATCAGCTTCGCCCACTGCTTCGACCGCTTCGCATCGTTGGCGGCCTTCTTGTGCTTCGTGGTCGCCCACTTTGAGTGGCCAGACATGATCCACTCCCCTTTCCGCGTCTCGTCTCATACCTACCCCGCCTCGAGTAACTCCGGGGAGGCCTTAAGCTACCGGACGATTATACGCAACGGCTGCGCGCGGGTCGGGCGCGGCTTAGGACTTTGCACCGTCGCCCGGCCCCGGGAGCGGCTTCGCCCCCTCGCGCAGCTCGCGCGTGAGCCCCTCTTGAACGGTGACGGCGACGAGATGTCCCTCGCGGTCATAGATCTTGCCCTGGGTCAGGGCCCGACCTGCGTGGGCGGACGGGGTGGCCTGGTCGTAGAGCAGCCACTCGTCAGCACGGAAGGGCCGCAAGAACCACATCGCGTGGTCGAGCGAGGCCATCTGGACCTTCTTTCCCGGGTGCGGGACCATGGCGGTAAACAACAGCGTCATATCCGACATGTACGCCAAGGTGCAGATGTGGAAGGTCTGGTCCTCGGGAAGGTGGTTCTTCGAGCGGAACCACACGAGCTGGTTGCCCGAGGAGCGCTCGTCGGCGTCGAACTTGTCGTGCGGCACGACGCGGATGTCCCACTCTGCCCAGTCCTCGATGAGGCCGCGCAGCGCCTCCGGGGCCTCGTCGTTGGTGCAGGTGAAATCGTCGGGGCCGGGCACATTCCGCATTGTATCGCTGTGCTCGATGCCCTTGTTTCCCACGACGTGGAAGCTCGCCTGCATGGAGAAGATGACCTCCCCCTCCTGGATCGCCTCCACCTTGCGGGTGGCAAAGCTGCGGCCGTCGCGCACGCGCGAGACCATGTAGATGGTCTCGGAGTCCGCGTTGCCTGCGCGCAAAAAGTAGCCGTGCAGAGAGTGCACCCGCTTCGACTCATCTACCGTGCGTGTGGCGGCCACGAGCGCCTGCCCGGCGACGTGTCCACCGAAGGTGCGGACGAACACCTGCGAATCCATCCCGCGCCCGCGGAATATGTCTTTGTCGATGCGCTCGAGCTCAAGAACTGCCTGAATACTTGGTGTTGTCATGAAACTCGATTCTACAGCGGTGGGGTTGTCACGTCGGCAGGTGAAGGGAGCTCACGTGGGCGTAATCCGGCAGCGCCGCGGTGCCGCCGAGGCGCAGCGCACGCACGGGGGCGAGCAGGCGGATCGCGCGCGTCTCTCGCACCGCGTCGTTGTAGAAGCGCAGCGCGAGCATGACGCGGACATCGGCCTCGGCGAGCGCCTCGCGCGCCGCATCGGCGCGGGCATCCTTATCGACGCCCCCATCTACCGCCCCGCGCAGCGCGTCCTCCGCCTCGAGCCGGGTGGCGATGTCCCTGGCGGTGAGCCTGATTTCCTCCGTCGCCCTCGCCCGCGAAGCGAGGGAGGGTAGCGTGGCCGCGATGACGGCGCAGCGCCGATCCAGCGCCGCCTGCAGCGCCTCCCTGCTGCGGTCGAGGCGGATGTGGAGCCGGTCGAGGCGGTGCGCGGTGAGGTACGCCCACAGGCACAGCGCGATAACGGCGGCGCAGGCGGCACCGACTATCCAGGCCACCGCGCTCACCTGCTCACCCGTACCTTCTCGCCCGAGCCGGAGACGGTGTCGTAGACCGCGAGGATCTGGGCGGCCACGCTCGACCAGTCGTAGCGCCCCGCGCGCTGCTCGGCGGCGATGATGAGGCGGTTGCGGTAGGAGGGGGCGTCGATAAGCAGGCGCAGCGTTGCGGCGAGCGCGCTCGCGTCGCCCACGGGAAAGAGCAGGCCCGCGGGCTCGGGGCCGTCGGCGCCGCACACGTCGGCGAAGGCCTCGATGTCGCTGGCGACCACGGCGCAGCCGGCCGCCATGGCCTCGACGAGGACGATGCCGAAGGACTCCCCCTTCGTGTTGGGCGCGACGTAGATGTCCGCACGGCCGAGGATCTCCGCCTTCGTGGCGTCGTCAACCCGCCCGACGAACTCCACCCCGGCGGGGGCGGCCCTCCCGCCGCGGCCCCCGCCGATGACGGTGACGCGCGCGGGCCGGCCCAGCTGCGCAACCGCGGCGAGGAAGACGTCTAAGCCCTTGCGCGGCTCGTCGAGACGGCCGAGGAAGCAGATCTCCACCTCGCCGGTGTCGTTGCGCGGGCTGCGGGCACGACGGAACTCCTGCGTGTCCACCCCGTTGGGGATCAACACCGGGTCCGCTCCGACCTGCTCTACCTGCCAACGCCTGGCGGTCTCGCTGACCGCGATGCCGCCGCGGATCTTCTCCAGCCCGACCCGCAGGGCCGGCAGCGCCGCGCGCAGTACCCACGAGGAGGCGGCCGAGGCGTGGTAGGTGGCCACGATCGGCCCGGTGGCCACGGCGAGCGCGGCGAGCGAGTAGCTCGGCGAGTTCGGCTCGTGGACGTGGAGCACGTCGAAGTCACCGCTAGCGATGAAATTCCTGGTCACCC
Coding sequences within it:
- a CDS encoding acyl-CoA thioesterase; protein product: MTTPSIQAVLELERIDKDIFRGRGMDSQVFVRTFGGHVAGQALVAATRTVDESKRVHSLHGYFLRAGNADSETIYMVSRVRDGRSFATRKVEAIQEGEVIFSMQASFHVVGNKGIEHSDTMRNVPGPDDFTCTNDEAPEALRGLIEDWAEWDIRVVPHDKFDADERSSGNQLVWFRSKNHLPEDQTFHICTLAYMSDMTLLFTAMVPHPGKKVQMASLDHAMWFLRPFRADEWLLYDQATPSAHAGRALTQGKIYDREGHLVAVTVQEGLTRELREGAKPLPGPGDGAKS
- a CDS encoding YebC/PmpR family DNA-binding transcriptional regulator, which translates into the protein MSGHSKWATTKHKKAANDAKRSKQWAKLIKDIEVAARTGGGDPAGNPTLDDMIRKATKASVPKDNIERARKRGSGEEAGGANWESIVYEGYGPGGVAVMIECLTDNRNRAATEVRTAMTKNGGNLGETGSVGYMFTRTGVVTVPKGELTEDDLLLAVLDAGAEEVRDLGEFFEVICAPTDLRAVREAAEAGGIEVEDAEQDFRASVEVDLDADGAKKMIRLVDALEDSDDVQNVYTNMTMSDEVAAQLED
- the ruvA gene encoding Holliday junction branch migration protein RuvA — protein: MIDSLRGEVISLGLDHGVIECAGVGYRFLAGPPTLARLTKGETTRVLTSMVVKDDGVTLYGFADEAARTMFHTLQTVSGLGPKLALACLSVFDPAELAELIGAGDAKAIKSIQTIPGVGKKMAERMALELKDKVDGLYSPPAGAAPGREAAVGATDSAAAEQVIEALVGLGFSDKAARPVVDKLGQSMPAATSSELLRAALSELSS
- a CDS encoding glycosyltransferase family 4 protein; its protein translation is MRIGMVCPYSFDEPGGVQAHVLDLARVLRSQGHEVRVLGPATEAAAVPDYVTRGGRAIPIPYNGSVARLAFGPRVMRVTRNFIASGDFDVLHVHEPNSPSYSLAALAVATGPIVATYHASAASSWVLRAALPALRVGLEKIRGGIAVSETARRWQVEQVGADPVLIPNGVDTQEFRRARSPRNDTGEVEICFLGRLDEPRKGLDVFLAAVAQLGRPARVTVIGGGRGGRAAPAGVEFVGRVDDATKAEILGRADIYVAPNTKGESFGIVLVEAMAAGCAVVASDIEAFADVCGADGPEPAGLLFPVGDASALAATLRLLIDAPSYRNRLIIAAEQRAGRYDWSSVAAQILAVYDTVSGSGEKVRVSR
- the ruvC gene encoding crossover junction endodeoxyribonuclease RuvC — encoded protein: MNLEGLRVMGIDPGLTRCGLSVVQAGRGRQVIPVAVGVVRTPASAELPERLVRLSAAVNEWLDDYAPDVIAMERIFERGNVSTVMHTAHAVGVLILAGAQRGIPVHMYTPSEVKKAISGNGRADKKQMTSMITRILGLGEPPKPADAADALAIAVCHCWRAPLIARGLAAAGRPAAHD